In Oncorhynchus tshawytscha isolate Ot180627B linkage group LG08, Otsh_v2.0, whole genome shotgun sequence, the genomic window agtcatgcttatcggtctataggttaatttgcataacTTTGTGAAATTAAATTGGTGTGTATATTTTTGTTAGTCGTCATGCATCTTAGTTATCACAAgcacagcatacagagtctagttTGAGGAGCAGAATAgcctaccacctgtcagacagcgtGAGAGTAGCTCCTCAAAAAGCTGGTACTGCAGTGAAATATTATTTTATAAGCCCAGTCATTGCGTGTTAACTGTTTTGATGGCCACAGCTAAAAATATCAATTTTTATTTCTCAAATTCAACTCATAATTCAAGTGCACCTCCCATTCGCCATTTGAGTGCATATGCTatagtcaacggtaggcaggCTATCAGCAAGTCACccaccactttacaatgtgagctTGAGGCAgcataattgtttgaaacctgatcGTTTTACTTTACTTTAAataatgaggcatgtcttaccttgcttcaaagtagccttgccAAAATCCAACCATAGAAACATGGAGGAAAATATTATTTATAAAGATTTCCTCATGCCATTAAACCATAATTTTCTACTGctctattggttttcatatctTTCTTTCGTTGTCCAGAACCTAAAGACACAATCATAGTCATACTAGCAAACCATCTTAGTTGTTGCTATTAGATTCCCCATCATTCTAAGTTTCATATCTGTCACATATGGAACCGTTTGCATtaggtgtgctgtttagaatggtgttttcccgcgaattgcattttggcaaatgtttgaaaTGGAGGTTTTATTAACTGCTTCATTACAGGAGTTGAACGTTCAATAATAGACATTATAGCCTTTTGACTGTAAGACGATAGGCTTGCTGTTGTTGCATGTTTCCATTAAGTTCACAATGAAACATGTTCGTTCCTTGTATGCATGCATAGTAGGATATTTTCTGTTGGTCATGTCATTTTACTGTTTGGGAAAAATGTAACCATTTGTTGACCGGTTAATGAGGGTTAGTTAGTCGGCAACAAAACTGACCGAAAATTGCTTGCTATGAATTCTATCTAATGGTGTTTGCATGTTTAGGTAAAAAGACGGttactatcatttattttttttgctcaATCTGTTTGGATGGGCCTGGGCCCACGCAGCTGCAGCCCTTTCTGTTTTGCCCGTTGGTTTTGTTGCCATACAACCAACCCGTCCATAGTCCAGCTGCAACTTCTCAATATTTTCATTGGGGAAGGTACAGAGGAGTGTTTTTGTGTTTGAACCACATTCCCTCCATATATACAGATGCAGCAGCTTCATTTTATGTCTAAGTTGGGGGTGGTCGGTAATCGTTTACCACCTACAATTTATACGAAAACTGGCCATGTTTTCCTGTGTGCCCTGTCCATTTTACCTTCAATATCAAAGACATCAATGAGGTGTACCATATCAATCCTTAAACTACTTTGGTATAGTAATAATATTCATTGTTATATTAACTCCAAGTAGTTTagagttgtttgttgtgttttgtCTTTTTACTCTAAATAAATTCTGTCATACTTCTCTCAAAAACACTCCAAGAAAATACATACGGCAAACTCCCCAAAAGTTGCAAGTGTTACTAGGGTGTCTGGGGGGGGTGTGTCTCATGTATGGTGGATCTCCTGACCATCCACTTGTATTGGCACGTGACATGGATGTCTGAGGTCTTGTTTCGTCCTTAAATCCAAAGAAAACTCAAAAGTACAAACGCAAAGGTTAAAAAAATTGCTTCGGATCTTCAGCCAATAGGGAGACGAGGAATGGGAATGCACCAGGTGTGATCTTTGTTGTGAGTGTCGTTGAGTTTTTGTGTGATTGGGATCCTTACCCGCAACAAAGAGTCAAATACAAATGTTGACTTCATGATGTTCTTGATTAATCTCCTGCACAAACCAAAAGATACAGGTAGTGAGTGAAGGTGAGAGGGAAACAAGGGTATAGTTAGAACCTGAAAGTATAATTTCAGCGTACCTGGCTAACACTGCAAGGGTTGCTGGGAAGTTAGCTGGGTAcccagttgtgggcggagctctGCGTGGTCGCAGGGCCGGAGTAGCTTTGGCCACCCTGGATTATGGGGTCAAAGTTGAAATCGATGCCCTCTCCATCCATGAGGTCGCTGTTGATGATGTAGTCAACGTCACAGTCCAAGTTCTCTGTGAACATCTCGATATCCAAGTCGGTGGGCAAGCGGTCTTGACTGGGCAGGAAGCAGCTCGGCGTTCCGAACTGGCCCATCCCTGGCAGACCTCCTCCTGCATTGGCGGAGAGGCCCCCTCCGTGGTGAAGCCCCATACCTGGCAGCTGTGCATGCTGGGCTTTGAGGCCGGAGAACTGTGGAGAGTCCTGGGCCATGCCTGACAGGCTCATGCCCAGCTGAGAGTGCTGCTGCTGGAGCTGGGACTGGAGTTGAGATTGCATCCCCATGGGTGCCACAGTGTTGGGCTCAAGCCCCTTCCCCAGCAACAGTTGGTTGGGCTTGGCCCGCCCTCCCACCATGGGCCCCCCCATGCCCATCATCCCCACTCCACCCGGACTGGGCATCAGCGGATCCACCTGGGTCATCATGACATCACTGGGAGGCGGGGAGTCCGAAGTGAGCAATGCCTCCAAGCTGGAGCCTACATGGGTGCCATAGTGACCAGTCCCATGGGAGCCGGGGGTAGGCATAGGGTTGAAGAGGGAGTTGCCATAGTTTGAGGGTTTGGAGTTGTTATTGTTGCCAGATTGTGTGCCTGAGGACTGTCCCCCAATCTGGTTGGTGGCCTGGGAGAGGTTGGGTGGCTGCAGCTGACGGAATGTGGGGAACCCGGACCCCCGGGGAAGCAGGGTGGAAGCGGAGGGCAGAGGGGTGGAGGGCACCATGGGGGCCGTGCTGGGACTAGCCCTTCCTTGCTGCTCTGTCATCAGCGTCAGGCCATCGATCAGGTCCAGCTCCTCCATGAGTGTCTCGGTGAGGGTTGGCGGCAGGTTGCCCGTGGAGTAGCCCAGTAGACCTTCCTCAGGCAGGTCATCCTCATCCTCCTGGCCGGGACCAATGGGGGACAGCCGGCCACTCAGGGTGCTGGCGTTGGAGCTGGTGCGTGGACGGAAGCTGGTCCACATGTCAGGGTCGTCTAGGCTACCGCGGGATGAGGGGCTGCCGCTGTTCACCCCCCATTTGGGGAACTGCTGGGAGGAGTTGGGACTGTCTGCGACACCATCACCGTCTCCCCCGGTGGTCCCGcccaagcctgctgctgccttctTGGTCTGCTTGGCCCGCATCCGGCTCTTTAGCAGTTTGCTGCTGTTGTCCATGGAGGCAGCACGGCGCCGGGGGGCTTTCCCAGTCTTGCCCCCCTCTGGGTTGAGCATCCACCAGGAACTTTTGCCTGTGGACTCATTGTGAACTCTCAAGAACTTGTTGTGGAGTGATAAATTGTGGCGAATTGAATTCTGAGGTATCGGGAAGGGAAAAGAAAAAGGGTTTTGTTTAACATTGGCGCCTTGTAACTTAGGAAATTATTCAACTTCATttgatcaaaaaaaaaaaatatatatatatatatatatatatttgtcacagacacatgattagcagatgtcaatgcgagtgtagcgaaatgcttgtacttctagttccgacaatgcagtaatatccaacgagtaatctaacctaacaatttcacaacaattaccttatacacacacaagtgtaaaggaatgaataagtatatttacattaaaaaaatatatgaatgagtgatggtatagaacggcataggcaagatgcagtggatggtatagagtacagtatatacatatgagatgagtaatatagggtatgtaaacattatatgaagtggcattgtttaaagtggctagtgatacatatatTACATCACTTTTTCCATTATGATGACCATAGATTTCAAGTAATTACTTCTATTATTcacaaaaaaaaacttttaaaaaactaATGCAGTGTAATAATGCATCATGTGATCACATCAAATGGGTCTATATAACATAGTTATAACAATGTGTATAACAATAATGAAGTGCATTAAGGTAAACATCATTTTCTTTTTACCTTCCACCCTGCTGAGCTGTTGCTATCTCCTTTATCTTTGAAGTAAGGCACAGTTTTCACCATCCAGTCATATATCTGTGCCAAGGTTAAGCGCTTCTCTGGAGCGTTCTCAATAGCCTGGCTAATCAGGTCCGCGTAGGAATGGTTCCCCCATGCATTGCGCCGGGATGATCCCTTTCGGGGCGTGGCTCCACCCACTCCGGCTACAACTCCTCCCTCTGAGACCACAACTTTCTCAGGCTCACATACGATTTGCTGTTGCTCTTGCTTATCCTCGTCGGCGGGAGGGGTTCCCGCAGCGGATTCAGGTCCGTCTGCCCCCTCCGGTTTAACAGCTGAGATGTCGGGTCTGGGGAGAGGCCATGTGCACGACCTAGGTCTGCTTTGCGGCTCAAAATCTGGGTCAATCTTGGGTACCTTTGAATCCTCCATTGTAAGAGATTTTCCACAAAAGATTTGCTTCACTTCTGAACTATTCTAAATGTTGACTACTAAGAAATAATACTTCAAATATAAAACGTCAAAATAAATAAGTCAGACTGAAAAATCTctactaaataaaaataaaacaaatatataatcTGGGGAGGTTTGTCAACACGTGTTTGTAACAGGCACACCAAAATGTAGGcctattaaatcaaataaaatgttattggtcacatacacatat contains:
- the LOC112256219 gene encoding forkhead box protein O4, with protein sequence MEDSKVPKIDPDFEPQSRPRSCTWPLPRPDISAVKPEGADGPESAAGTPPADEDKQEQQQIVCEPEKVVVSEGGVVAGVGGATPRKGSSRRNAWGNHSYADLISQAIENAPEKRLTLAQIYDWMVKTVPYFKDKGDSNSSAGWKNSIRHNLSLHNKFLRVHNESTGKSSWWMLNPEGGKTGKAPRRRAASMDNSSKLLKSRMRAKQTKKAAAGLGGTTGGDGDGVADSPNSSQQFPKWGVNSGSPSSRGSLDDPDMWTSFRPRTSSNASTLSGRLSPIGPGQEDEDDLPEEGLLGYSTGNLPPTLTETLMEELDLIDGLTLMTEQQGRASPSTAPMVPSTPLPSASTLLPRGSGFPTFRQLQPPNLSQATNQIGGQSSGTQSGNNNNSKPSNYGNSLFNPMPTPGSHGTGHYGTHVGSSLEALLTSDSPPPSDVMMTQVDPLMPSPGGVGMMGMGGPMVGGRAKPNQLLLGKGLEPNTVAPMGMQSQLQSQLQQQHSQLGMSLSGMAQDSPQFSGLKAQHAQLPGMGLHHGGGLSANAGGGLPGMGQFGTPSCFLPSQDRLPTDLDIEMFTENLDCDVDYIINSDLMDGEGIDFNFDPIIQGGQSYSGPATTQSSAHNWVPS